A section of the Hemibagrus wyckioides isolate EC202008001 linkage group LG04, SWU_Hwy_1.0, whole genome shotgun sequence genome encodes:
- the p2ry1 gene encoding P2Y purinoceptor 1, with the protein MTDMNFTSNPYVTESQALRTNYTGGCSLTKTAFQFYYLPTVYIIVFITGFIGNSLAIWMFVCHMRPWSSISVYMFNLALADFCYVLSLPFLIFYYFNKTDWIFGDVLCRLQRFIFHVNLYGSILFLTCISVHRYSGVVHPLKSLGRLKKKNAVRTSALVWFVVVAGISPILYYSRTGPKRNVTTCYDTTTEDELPGYFVYSMCMTVFGFCVPFVVILGCYGFIVKALIYNDMDNVPLRKKSIHLVIIVLAVFAVSYLPFHVMKNLNMRARLYFQSPEMCEFNNRVYATYQVTRGLASLNSCVDPILYFLAGDTFRRRLSRATKKNSRKGDVMLQSKSDETALNSLPEYGENGSRPL; encoded by the coding sequence ATGACAGACATGAACTTCACCTCGAATCCGTATGTGACTGAGAGCCAAGCGCTGAGAACCAATTACACAGGCGGCTGCTCGCTGACCAAAACCGCCTTTCAGTTCTACTACCTGCCCACGGTCTACATCATCGTCTTCATCACCGGCTTCATCGGGAACAGCCTGGCCATAtggatgtttgtgtgtcacaTGCGTCCGTGGAGCAGCATTTCGGTTTACATGTTCAACCTCGCTCTGGCTGACTTCTGCTACGTGCTCTCGCTTCCCTTCCTCATATTCTACTACTTCAACAAAACCGACTGGATCTTCGGCGACGTCCTGTGCCGCCTGCAGCGCTTCATCTTCCATGTCAACCTCTACGGGAGCATCCTGTTCCTGACGTGCATCAGCGTGCACCGCTACTCCGGCGTCGTCCATCCTCTCAAATCGCTCGGGAGGCTCAAGAAGAAGAACGCCGTGCGCACCAGTGCCTTGGTGTGGTTTGTGGTGGTAGCTGGGATCTCGCCGATCCTTTACTACTCGCGTACTGGACCTAAACGGAATGTCACCACGTGCTATGATACGACCACCGAGGACGAGCTTCCGGGGTACTTCGTCTACAGCATGTGCATGACGGTGTTTGGATTCTGCGTGCCCTTCGTGGTCATCCTCGGCTGCTACGGCTTCATCGTCAAAGCGCTCATTTACAACGACATGGACAACGTGCCGCTCAGGAAGAAGTCCATCCACCTGGTAATCATCGTACTCGCCGTCTTCGCCGTGTCCTACCTGCCCTTCCACGTCATGAAGAACCTCAACATGAGGGCCAGGCTTTACTTCCAGAGCCCTGAGATGTGCGAGTTTAACAACAGGGTCTACGCTACGTACCAGGTCACCCGGGGACTGGCCAGCCTCAACAGCTGTGTGGATCCCATTCTCTACTTTTTAGCCGGGGACACGTTTCGACGTCGGCTCTCCAGAGCcactaaaaaaaattccaggaaGGGTGATGTCATGCTGCAATCCAAGAGCGACGAAACGGCTCTGAACAGCCTGCCGGAGTACGGCGAGAACGGGAGCAGGCCGTTATGA